The following coding sequences lie in one Synechococcus sp. PCC 7336 genomic window:
- a CDS encoding Gfo/Idh/MocA family protein, giving the protein MRVGIVGTGYAARLRAEALQQELRCELVAVVGRDRDRTAGFAAGFEAKALSDCEALLRDFDVDLVFVSTINCHHASIVRQLLEAGKHVVVEYPIAFDLSEARDLIELAKRQHRLLHVEHVELLSGIHLALKRELPALGSILYANYVSVKAAHPAPQRWTYQPDLFGFPLVGALSRIHRLVDLLGAVERVSCQLRYRGPHLPDRFSSCVCSAQLTFCSGAVADVVYAKGESLWRSRRTIELHGESGSLQLGGEQNVAIDGNGVRKVDMGSRRGLFYRDTQAAIDHLLGGKPLYTSALESLRSLEVALAAEQAAASQQTVTLPL; this is encoded by the coding sequence CGGGCGGAAGCTCTGCAACAGGAGCTGCGCTGCGAATTAGTGGCAGTTGTGGGGCGCGATCGCGATCGCACAGCCGGATTTGCCGCAGGGTTTGAGGCTAAGGCGCTATCGGATTGCGAAGCGCTGTTGCGAGACTTCGATGTCGATTTAGTCTTTGTCAGCACCATTAATTGCCATCACGCCAGCATCGTCCGCCAACTGTTAGAGGCGGGCAAGCATGTGGTGGTGGAATATCCGATCGCCTTCGACCTGTCGGAGGCCAGGGATCTGATTGAGTTAGCCAAACGCCAACATCGGCTGCTGCATGTGGAGCATGTCGAACTGCTCAGTGGCATCCACCTCGCCCTCAAACGGGAACTCCCGGCTTTGGGCTCGATCCTGTACGCCAACTATGTCTCGGTCAAGGCCGCCCATCCCGCTCCCCAGCGATGGACCTACCAGCCGGATTTATTTGGTTTTCCTCTAGTCGGTGCCCTCTCTCGCATTCATCGCTTAGTCGATTTGCTCGGTGCTGTCGAACGGGTGTCTTGCCAATTGCGCTATCGCGGCCCCCATCTGCCCGATCGCTTTTCCAGTTGTGTGTGTTCGGCTCAACTGACGTTTTGCAGTGGGGCAGTGGCGGATGTGGTCTATGCCAAAGGCGAGTCTCTCTGGCGATCGCGCCGCACGATTGAACTTCACGGCGAGAGTGGGTCGCTTCAGTTGGGGGGGGAACAAAATGTGGCGATTGATGGCAATGGCGTCCGCAAGGTGGATATGGGCAGTCGGCGGGGCTTGTTTTACCGAGATACCCAGGCGGCGATCGACCATCTTCTAGGGGGGAAACCCCTTTACACGTCTGCGCTGGAGAGTTTGCGATCGCTTGAGGTGGCCCTAGCTGCCGAACAAGCTGCTGCCTCGCAGCAAACCGTTACGCTTCCCCTATAA